In Desulfobotulus pelophilus, the following proteins share a genomic window:
- a CDS encoding UDP-N-acetylmuramoyl-L-alanyl-D-glutamate--2,6-diaminopimelate ligase, whose amino-acid sequence MKVSDLFSPWESLQTPPFLIEESPPENPDITGIQYNSRKVQPGDLFVAVPGLVADGHTFAPVAAKNGAVFLVAERPVPEAGLPTIIVNDSRRALAALSAAFYQFPAEDLTLIGITGTNGKSTTAHILEEILRRAGHTTGVMGTIDWHYPGHSESVSTTTPESRDLQARLAAMRDAGVTHVVMEVSSHAIDLGRIAHTPFDVAVFTNLSQDHLDYHSNMGTYWACKQSFLEGVLGGHFGKKEASLVINIDDERGEQLLNHCIAKTGGNRLFSTGRHPDALIRPGSPRFSLSGIRCSLMTPEETIPVACPLVGAFNLENMLGATAAALALGIKPQTIKEALESSLAVPGRLEPVPDPKGRHIFVDYAHTPDALEKALTALRKCSRGRLIVLFGCGGDRDRTKRPVMARIAADTADFCVITSDNPRKEDPDSIIQDILHGIPEGTLLAVEKDREKAIFQAIAMAEPGDVLLIAGKGHETYQIVGDTIHPFDDRAVAAKGVIAHA is encoded by the coding sequence ATGAAGGTTTCTGATCTTTTTTCTCCATGGGAGTCCCTTCAGACTCCTCCCTTCCTCATCGAGGAGAGTCCGCCTGAAAACCCTGACATTACCGGTATCCAGTACAACTCGCGGAAGGTACAGCCCGGCGATCTCTTTGTGGCCGTCCCCGGGCTTGTTGCAGATGGTCACACCTTTGCCCCTGTGGCTGCTAAAAACGGGGCTGTATTTCTGGTGGCGGAACGCCCTGTTCCCGAAGCCGGTCTACCTACAATCATCGTCAATGACTCCCGCCGTGCCCTTGCCGCCCTTTCGGCTGCTTTTTACCAGTTCCCCGCAGAGGACCTGACCCTGATCGGCATCACAGGTACCAACGGAAAAAGCACCACTGCCCACATTCTCGAAGAGATTCTCCGCAGAGCAGGTCATACCACAGGGGTTATGGGTACCATTGACTGGCATTATCCGGGACACAGCGAATCTGTGTCCACAACCACGCCAGAATCCAGAGACCTCCAAGCCCGCCTGGCCGCCATGCGGGATGCCGGTGTTACCCATGTTGTCATGGAAGTATCCTCCCATGCCATTGATCTCGGCCGCATAGCCCATACGCCCTTTGATGTGGCTGTGTTCACCAATCTAAGCCAGGATCATCTGGATTACCACAGCAATATGGGCACCTACTGGGCCTGCAAACAAAGCTTTCTGGAAGGAGTGCTGGGTGGTCATTTCGGAAAAAAAGAAGCCTCTCTTGTTATAAATATTGATGATGAAAGGGGAGAACAGCTTCTCAACCACTGCATTGCGAAGACCGGGGGCAACAGGCTTTTTTCCACAGGCCGCCACCCCGATGCACTGATACGCCCCGGCAGTCCGCGTTTTTCCCTTTCCGGCATTCGATGTTCCCTTATGACACCCGAAGAAACCATTCCCGTTGCCTGCCCTCTTGTAGGTGCCTTCAACCTCGAAAACATGCTTGGAGCAACGGCTGCCGCTCTGGCATTGGGAATAAAGCCGCAAACTATCAAAGAAGCCCTTGAAAGCTCCCTTGCTGTCCCGGGCAGACTGGAGCCCGTTCCCGATCCAAAGGGACGGCATATCTTTGTGGATTACGCCCACACACCGGATGCATTGGAAAAAGCACTCACTGCCCTGAGAAAGTGCAGCCGTGGCCGCCTTATTGTGCTGTTTGGATGCGGAGGCGACCGCGACCGGACCAAACGTCCTGTAATGGCCCGTATTGCCGCAGACACGGCAGACTTCTGTGTGATCACCTCCGACAATCCCCGTAAAGAGGATCCCGACAGCATTATTCAGGATATCCTCCATGGCATTCCTGAAGGCACCCTTCTGGCGGTGGAGAAAGACCGCGAAAAGGCTATTTTTCAGGCCATTGCCATGGCAGAACCCGGCGACGTCCTCCTCATTGCGGGCAAAGGACATGAAACCTATCAGATTGTGGGGGATACCATCCACCCCTTTGATGACAGGGCCGTTGCGGCCAAAGGAGTCATTGCCCATGCCTGA
- a CDS encoding PxxKW family cysteine-rich protein: protein MICTTTRKGHDCVFMKSNGCSYNGGTCLAAVEPCMGCARITEQESGIYCTIFPEPANKWKLGNCNMATHIKTESADAKKKVNPLKASKRK from the coding sequence ATGATTTGCACTACCACCCGCAAAGGCCACGACTGTGTTTTTATGAAATCCAACGGATGCTCCTACAATGGAGGAACCTGCCTTGCTGCCGTTGAACCCTGCATGGGCTGCGCCCGTATTACGGAACAGGAAAGCGGTATCTACTGCACCATTTTCCCTGAGCCAGCCAACAAATGGAAACTGGGCAACTGCAACATGGCCACCCATATCAAAACGGAATCCGCAGACGCCAAGAAAAAAGTCAACCCCCTCAAGGCATCCAAGCGCAAATAG
- the rsmH gene encoding 16S rRNA (cytosine(1402)-N(4))-methyltransferase RsmH — protein MEFHHISCMPAEVLTFLHSEKEGIYVDATLGGCGHARRILESSGPETRIIGIDQDTYAIAHAREKLASFGRQVEIVHGNFSDIGPILDDLNIPAVDGILADLGLSLYQLEASGRGFSFRGDEPLDMRMNPKAALSAAELVNTKCEQELKTIFREFGEERFAGPIARRIVEARKNAPVTSTGQLADIIQKSIPTKHRVKQKIHPATRVFMALRIAVNQELDRLDTFLETAPRMLRPGGRMVVLSFHSLEDRRVKQAFRKLAFPCTCPPDFPVCNCGKQTEFQLQTIKAVKPGSQEVLINPMARSTRLRALQRLT, from the coding sequence ATGGAATTTCATCATATATCCTGTATGCCCGCAGAGGTTCTTACCTTCCTCCATTCAGAGAAGGAGGGCATCTATGTGGATGCAACCCTTGGCGGATGCGGTCATGCCAGACGCATTCTTGAATCTTCCGGACCCGAAACCCGTATCATTGGCATCGATCAGGACACCTATGCCATTGCCCATGCCAGGGAAAAGCTGGCCTCCTTTGGCAGGCAGGTTGAAATCGTTCATGGGAATTTTTCTGATATAGGCCCGATTCTGGACGACCTGAATATTCCAGCCGTTGACGGCATACTGGCGGATCTTGGCCTGTCACTCTACCAGCTGGAAGCCAGCGGCAGGGGCTTCAGTTTCAGGGGAGACGAGCCTCTGGATATGCGCATGAATCCAAAGGCTGCACTAAGCGCAGCAGAGCTGGTCAACACAAAATGTGAGCAGGAGCTCAAAACGATTTTCCGGGAATTCGGGGAGGAGAGATTTGCGGGGCCCATTGCCCGCCGCATAGTGGAAGCAAGAAAAAATGCCCCTGTCACAAGCACAGGCCAGCTTGCAGACATTATTCAGAAAAGTATCCCGACAAAACACAGGGTAAAACAAAAAATTCATCCCGCGACACGGGTCTTCATGGCACTCCGGATTGCCGTGAATCAGGAACTGGACAGACTGGACACCTTTCTGGAAACAGCTCCAAGGATGCTCAGGCCGGGCGGGCGCATGGTGGTCCTGAGTTTTCATTCTCTGGAAGACCGCAGGGTCAAGCAGGCTTTTCGCAAACTGGCTTTCCCCTGCACCTGCCCACCGGACTTTCCTGTATGCAATTGTGGCAAACAAACTGAATTCCAGCTGCAGACGATTAAGGCCGTCAAACCCGGCAGCCAGGAAGTTCTGATCAATCCCATGGCCCGCAGCACACGGCTCAGGGCACTGCAGCGTCTTACATGA
- the ftsL gene encoding cell division protein FtsL, translating into MKQTSNPPGPMAWLLLLGVFFITVFSATWIRTQCTSLNFSISLLREERDRLITQNRNLEIEQARLRSPERIRNLAENRLGLVMPKAENTVDLTGIVHEKDP; encoded by the coding sequence ATGAAACAAACTTCAAACCCACCGGGTCCCATGGCCTGGCTGCTCCTTTTAGGCGTTTTTTTTATAACCGTTTTCAGCGCCACATGGATCCGGACCCAGTGCACCAGCCTGAATTTCAGTATCAGTCTCCTCCGGGAGGAAAGAGACAGGCTTATCACCCAGAACCGTAACCTTGAAATTGAACAGGCAAGACTCCGCTCACCGGAACGCATCCGCAATCTTGCAGAAAACCGGCTGGGGCTTGTTATGCCAAAAGCGGAAAACACAGTAGATCTTACCGGAATTGTCCATGAAAAAGATCCCTGA
- a CDS encoding MBL fold metallo-hydrolase, protein MHVHQFRYNSDNLAYLVESGGEALVIDGGATDGIMRVIAERGLHLVGITHTHDHPDHVQGSRILCEQSGASLIHHLDLLADGGCALGGGRVLVLPTPGHTMDSVCFRAGNALISGDTLFNGTVGNCFSGDLDAFFESMERLMSLPPETRVYAGHDYLREAVAFARSIEPDNPFLEAFLAAWNPEHVLSTLADEMRVNPYLRYGDPVMKGLLQKRGLPVDTPLRCWYSLMEVY, encoded by the coding sequence ATGCATGTTCATCAGTTCCGTTACAATTCAGATAATCTTGCCTACCTTGTGGAGTCCGGAGGTGAGGCACTGGTCATCGACGGTGGAGCAACGGATGGCATTATGAGGGTGATTGCTGAGAGGGGACTTCACCTTGTGGGCATTACCCACACCCACGATCACCCGGATCACGTGCAGGGCTCACGGATTTTATGTGAACAGTCCGGAGCGTCTTTGATCCACCACCTGGATCTTCTTGCCGATGGTGGCTGTGCCCTTGGTGGAGGGCGGGTACTGGTTCTGCCTACGCCTGGGCATACTATGGATTCCGTCTGTTTCAGGGCCGGAAATGCCCTGATTTCTGGCGATACCCTGTTCAACGGAACGGTGGGGAACTGTTTTTCCGGGGATCTGGATGCTTTTTTTGAAAGCATGGAGCGACTTATGTCCCTGCCGCCGGAGACCAGAGTGTATGCAGGTCATGATTATCTGAGGGAGGCCGTTGCTTTTGCAAGGAGCATCGAGCCGGATAACCCTTTCCTGGAAGCCTTTCTTGCTGCGTGGAATCCAGAGCATGTATTGTCTACCCTTGCGGATGAAATGCGTGTGAATCCCTATCTTCGCTACGGAGATCCGGTCATGAAAGGGCTTCTTCAAAAGCGGGGCCTGCCGGTGGATACACCATTGCGCTGTTGGTACAGCCTGATGGAAGTGTACTGA
- a CDS encoding IMP cyclohydrolase, whose translation MVQDLKTMYKTVMDDAFSSAMEISFVEGQKRQTLYYEKVAWTIDGVRKGLRYGENPGQEAALYRLVNGNLVLGETRTVQAGKYLVSDIELLQSGKHPGKTNLTDADNALNILRYFHDTPTVVIVKHNNPCGVAMDGSLENAYHKAYMADRIAAFGGCIALNRSVDRSTAEAIASQYAEVVVAPDFEDGVMDILGAKKNLRVIRIANMARLQEFVGTPVVDFKSLMDGGIIAQWSFVPSTLKKEELLPAVCDYKGQAYRVKREPTEAEYEDLLFGWLVESGITSNSVIYVKNGVTVGIGTGEQDRVGVAEIARDKAYRKLCDRYCFETFGKPYNLMVDEDKKAEIDARVAAEKGGLVGSSMVSDAFFPFRDGIDVGLREGVSAVIQPGGSMNDYQSIEACNEYDAAMVFTGQRSFRH comes from the coding sequence ATGGTGCAAGACCTTAAAACCATGTATAAAACCGTTATGGATGATGCGTTCAGTTCTGCCATGGAAATTAGTTTTGTGGAGGGGCAGAAAAGACAGACCCTGTATTATGAAAAGGTGGCATGGACCATCGATGGGGTGCGGAAAGGGTTACGGTATGGCGAAAATCCCGGTCAGGAGGCTGCTCTGTACCGCCTTGTGAATGGGAATCTGGTGTTGGGGGAGACCCGCACTGTGCAGGCGGGCAAATACCTTGTTTCGGATATCGAGCTTTTGCAGAGTGGGAAGCACCCCGGTAAAACCAATTTGACCGATGCGGATAATGCCCTGAATATTCTTCGTTATTTTCATGATACACCGACAGTGGTCATTGTCAAACACAACAATCCCTGTGGTGTTGCCATGGATGGATCTCTGGAGAATGCCTATCATAAGGCCTATATGGCAGACCGGATTGCCGCTTTTGGCGGATGTATTGCCCTGAACCGTTCTGTGGACAGATCCACTGCAGAAGCCATTGCCTCCCAGTATGCGGAAGTGGTAGTTGCACCGGATTTTGAGGACGGTGTCATGGATATTCTGGGGGCCAAAAAAAACCTTCGGGTGATCCGTATTGCCAATATGGCAAGGCTGCAGGAATTTGTGGGTACCCCTGTGGTGGATTTTAAAAGCCTTATGGATGGTGGGATCATTGCACAGTGGAGTTTTGTGCCCTCCACTTTGAAAAAAGAAGAGCTGTTGCCTGCTGTCTGTGACTACAAAGGGCAGGCCTATCGGGTGAAAAGGGAACCGACGGAAGCCGAATATGAAGATCTGCTTTTTGGTTGGCTGGTGGAATCGGGCATTACTTCCAACTCCGTTATCTATGTGAAAAACGGTGTGACTGTGGGCATCGGCACGGGCGAACAGGACCGTGTGGGGGTTGCGGAAATTGCCAGGGACAAGGCCTACCGGAAGTTATGTGACCGTTACTGTTTTGAAACCTTTGGCAAACCCTATAATCTCATGGTAGATGAAGATAAGAAGGCAGAAATTGATGCCCGCGTGGCGGCGGAAAAAGGGGGGCTTGTTGGTTCCTCCATGGTGAGTGATGCCTTTTTTCCCTTCAGAGACGGTATTGATGTGGGGCTGAGGGAGGGAGTCTCCGCTGTGATTCAGCCGGGAGGCTCCATGAATGATTATCAATCCATTGAAGCCTGTAACGAATATGATGCGGCCATGGTCTTTACGGGTCAGCGGAGTTTCAGGCACTGA
- a CDS encoding hybrid sensor histidine kinase/response regulator: protein MPAEGGLDDKKVSESGGTGFWRVFSVCALDLLSGRGPDLARALERLQMFTGSCGVSLWQVADSLEKGVVIQYLSGARRDGGPVEFAFPPAMNTDFMADMEKKCFCGHELPAVFCEAIGRAQDYYICLPLREGEFIRGDVSGFLVFSFERKSHGGMLAPVLLDLSRLFSLYVDRRSAFLSLEAGEQKYMDILESIEEGFFEIDLAGNLTLFNDAICRIAECSREELVGMNNREYTTPETAASMYRVFNTLYRTGRPVRIRDYEVILRDGRKKMIEISATLIRNGEGRAVGFRGLLRDVTEKARALEERRQLSLQLQQVQRMEAIGTLAGGIAHDFNNLLMGIQGNVSLMRSGKPESSVFFENLRNIEHCVDSGADLTRQLLGFARGGKYRMESLNVNYLIQSTATMFGRTRRQIRMQFLLADDLWAVAADEVQMEQVLLNLYVNAGQAMPSGGSLILATRNTYLDRETAGLLGLNAGSFVLVSVKDTGVGMDAATRQRIFEPFFTTREMGRGTGLGLASAFGIVKGHGGGIHVESHPGRGACFYLYLPALRDGRVEPKEEKRTLEQHCGIRGRILLVDDEEMVLLVTREMIAGMGCEVKAVASGTEALEYFAREGHVLDLVILDMIMPDISGRETYEAMKKICPHVKVLVSSGYSRDDQVEGMLASGCMDFIQKPYSMEVLQQALVKILCAGRDQQVCSPP from the coding sequence ATGCCGGCTGAAGGGGGTTTGGATGATAAAAAAGTGTCAGAAAGTGGAGGCACCGGTTTCTGGCGGGTTTTCAGTGTCTGTGCCCTGGATCTTCTGTCTGGCAGAGGGCCGGATCTTGCAAGGGCCCTCGAGAGGCTGCAGATGTTTACCGGTTCCTGTGGCGTCAGTCTTTGGCAGGTGGCCGACAGTCTGGAAAAAGGGGTTGTTATTCAGTATCTTTCCGGTGCACGCAGGGATGGAGGGCCTGTAGAGTTCGCCTTTCCCCCTGCAATGAATACGGATTTTATGGCTGATATGGAAAAAAAATGTTTTTGCGGGCATGAGCTGCCAGCGGTTTTTTGTGAAGCCATCGGCCGTGCTCAGGATTATTATATCTGTCTTCCTCTGAGGGAAGGGGAGTTTATACGGGGAGATGTCAGTGGTTTTCTTGTTTTCTCGTTTGAAAGAAAAAGTCATGGCGGTATGCTTGCCCCTGTCCTTTTGGATCTGTCGAGGCTTTTTTCCCTGTATGTGGACCGACGTTCAGCCTTTCTGTCTCTGGAAGCCGGAGAGCAGAAGTATATGGACATTCTTGAAAGTATAGAAGAGGGTTTTTTTGAAATCGATCTGGCAGGAAACCTTACCCTGTTTAATGATGCCATCTGTCGCATTGCTGAGTGCTCCCGGGAAGAGCTGGTGGGAATGAACAACCGGGAGTATACTACTCCTGAGACAGCAGCAAGCATGTACAGAGTTTTTAATACCCTTTACAGAACGGGTCGGCCTGTCCGTATACGGGATTATGAAGTGATTCTCCGGGATGGCAGAAAAAAAATGATTGAAATTTCTGCTACCCTCATCCGCAATGGGGAGGGTAGGGCGGTGGGTTTCAGGGGACTTTTGCGGGATGTGACGGAAAAGGCCCGTGCCCTTGAGGAGCGCAGGCAACTGAGCCTGCAGCTTCAGCAGGTTCAGAGGATGGAGGCAATCGGTACCCTCGCAGGGGGCATTGCTCACGATTTTAATAATTTGTTGATGGGCATTCAGGGAAATGTTTCTCTGATGCGTTCCGGTAAACCGGAAAGCTCCGTTTTTTTTGAAAATCTCAGGAACATCGAGCATTGTGTGGATTCCGGTGCGGATTTAACGAGGCAGCTGCTGGGCTTTGCCAGGGGTGGAAAGTACCGGATGGAATCCTTGAATGTTAACTATCTGATTCAATCTACGGCTACCATGTTCGGTCGTACAAGGCGACAGATACGGATGCAGTTCCTTCTTGCTGACGATCTTTGGGCTGTAGCGGCGGATGAGGTGCAGATGGAGCAGGTACTTCTGAATCTCTATGTGAACGCCGGGCAGGCTATGCCTTCGGGTGGCAGTCTGATTCTTGCTACGCGGAACACCTACCTTGACAGGGAGACAGCCGGTTTGCTGGGTTTGAACGCCGGTTCCTTTGTTCTTGTGTCGGTAAAAGATACGGGAGTGGGGATGGATGCCGCGACAAGGCAGAGAATTTTCGAACCTTTTTTTACCACAAGAGAGATGGGGCGGGGTACGGGGCTGGGACTGGCTTCTGCCTTTGGTATTGTGAAAGGGCATGGAGGCGGCATTCATGTGGAGAGCCACCCTGGCAGAGGGGCATGTTTTTATCTGTATCTCCCCGCACTTCGGGATGGAAGGGTAGAACCAAAGGAAGAAAAGCGGACTTTGGAGCAGCATTGCGGCATCCGTGGCCGGATTCTTCTTGTGGATGACGAGGAAATGGTACTGCTGGTTACCCGTGAAATGATTGCAGGCATGGGCTGTGAGGTAAAGGCCGTGGCTTCGGGAACTGAGGCACTGGAATATTTTGCAAGGGAGGGGCATGTCCTTGATCTTGTGATTCTGGATATGATTATGCCGGATATCAGCGGCAGGGAAACCTATGAGGCTATGAAAAAAATATGCCCCCATGTGAAGGTTCTGGTATCAAGTGGTTACAGCCGTGATGATCAGGTCGAAGGTATGCTTGCGTCCGGTTGCATGGATTTTATTCAGAAGCCCTACAGCATGGAGGTGTTGCAGCAGGCGCTGGTAAAAATTTTATGCGCTGGAAGGGACCAGCAGGTCTGTTCTCCTCCTTGA
- a CDS encoding peptidoglycan D,D-transpeptidase FtsI family protein — MKKIPEHRYAKNRFRFLSLVFSLLFLIVAARAFQVQVLHRDSLVQKAERHYRKALLFHGKRGSILDANGSPMAVSVDAASVAIRPDYFPDKDAAALKIARILGKDVNEIRPLFSENRFTWIARRIRPETADSILAIGEELHLPPSHRSMAIQVVNESSRAYPNREMAAQVIGFTGTDGEGLEGLEHRYNGILKGEARDLTIIRDGRGRWFNETSSDGQAAPGKDIVLTIDKTIQFITESALHEAASRSDAAAGMAVVLCPKTGDIKAMAHYPSFNPNDFRRYPQDFWRNRAVSEPFEPGSTTKIFLVAGAIDRNYIRPDSIYYCGNGSYRIGPVTIRDTRPHEWLSVTQILKFSSNIGSVKISEVMGEKALYDSLRSFGFGERSKIEAPGETRGILRDWQRWTAVDTGNIAFGQGFSASAVQLVAAAGAIANGGILMQPRLVREIRDPVTGKSTRMPPKAIRRVIAPETAATVSSMMAAVTEADGTGRAATPQGYRVAGKTGTSQKTNPDGTYSRTRFIASFLGFAPLDDPALAIVIMLDEPRRSSYGGAAAGPAFRTIVSEGLAYMNIPPEPIRPFTTAMQQGNAHEGF; from the coding sequence ATGAAAAAGATCCCTGAACATCGCTATGCGAAAAACCGTTTCCGATTCCTGTCACTGGTTTTTTCGCTCCTTTTTCTTATCGTTGCCGCCCGTGCGTTTCAGGTACAGGTGCTGCACAGGGACAGCCTTGTTCAAAAAGCGGAGCGGCATTACAGAAAAGCCCTTCTCTTTCATGGGAAAAGAGGCAGCATACTTGACGCCAATGGTTCACCCATGGCGGTAAGTGTCGATGCCGCCAGCGTGGCCATACGTCCCGATTATTTTCCGGACAAAGATGCGGCAGCCCTCAAAATAGCGCGAATTCTCGGCAAAGACGTCAACGAAATCCGACCTCTTTTCTCAGAAAACCGTTTCACCTGGATTGCCCGCAGAATACGACCGGAAACTGCCGACAGCATTCTTGCCATCGGGGAAGAACTCCATCTGCCTCCCAGCCACCGGTCTATGGCTATTCAGGTTGTCAACGAAAGCAGTCGTGCCTATCCCAATCGTGAAATGGCCGCCCAGGTCATCGGATTCACCGGAACCGATGGAGAAGGACTGGAAGGGCTGGAACATCGATACAATGGCATTCTCAAGGGCGAAGCAAGGGACCTCACAATTATACGTGACGGCCGGGGCCGCTGGTTCAACGAAACGTCCTCCGATGGCCAGGCAGCACCGGGCAAAGATATCGTATTGACCATCGACAAAACCATTCAGTTTATTACAGAGTCAGCTCTCCATGAAGCAGCTTCCCGTTCCGATGCCGCTGCAGGGATGGCCGTAGTGCTCTGTCCTAAGACGGGCGACATCAAAGCCATGGCCCACTATCCATCATTCAATCCCAATGATTTCCGTCGCTACCCACAGGATTTCTGGCGCAACCGTGCCGTAAGCGAACCTTTCGAGCCCGGCTCCACAACCAAAATTTTTCTGGTCGCCGGTGCCATTGACAGAAACTACATCCGCCCGGACTCCATCTACTACTGCGGAAACGGATCTTATCGCATTGGCCCTGTGACCATACGGGATACCCGGCCCCATGAATGGCTGTCCGTAACCCAGATTCTCAAATTCTCCAGCAATATAGGCTCTGTGAAAATATCTGAGGTTATGGGAGAGAAAGCTCTTTATGATTCTTTGAGAAGTTTTGGTTTTGGTGAGAGATCAAAAATCGAAGCTCCGGGAGAAACCCGGGGAATTCTTCGTGACTGGCAGCGCTGGACAGCCGTGGACACGGGAAACATCGCCTTCGGTCAGGGCTTCTCCGCTTCCGCCGTCCAGCTTGTTGCCGCCGCAGGTGCCATTGCCAACGGCGGAATCCTCATGCAACCCCGTCTTGTACGTGAAATACGGGATCCAGTTACCGGGAAAAGCACCCGGATGCCTCCCAAAGCCATACGCAGGGTTATTGCACCAGAGACAGCGGCAACGGTCTCTTCCATGATGGCAGCCGTTACAGAAGCCGATGGAACCGGCAGAGCCGCCACTCCCCAAGGCTACCGCGTGGCAGGCAAAACGGGAACATCTCAGAAAACAAACCCCGACGGGACCTATTCCCGCACTCGCTTCATCGCTTCTTTTCTGGGTTTTGCCCCCCTTGACGATCCAGCCCTTGCCATCGTGATCATGCTGGATGAACCAAGAAGAAGTTCTTATGGTGGCGCGGCCGCAGGCCCCGCCTTCCGAACCATCGTATCCGAAGGACTTGCCTATATGAACATTCCGCCGGAACCCATTCGTCCGTTTACAACGGCCATGCAGCAAGGAAACGCCCATGAAGGTTTCTGA
- the mraZ gene encoding division/cell wall cluster transcriptional repressor MraZ: MFRGSSTHKLDPKGRVSIPARFRGVMDSQNCPGLMLSRMDQNIVAYTYGEWEQIEKRILSLAEKSDAMRRFRRVFVGGAHDCPLDSQGRILIPPSLRQYAGLTKNIVLVGVLDHFEILSEDQWAKETEQLENDMQNEESLRAEIARLGL; this comes from the coding sequence ATGTTCCGGGGCAGCTCCACGCATAAACTTGACCCGAAAGGGCGCGTCTCCATTCCAGCCCGTTTCCGCGGAGTCATGGACAGCCAGAACTGCCCTGGCCTGATGCTCTCCCGTATGGATCAGAATATTGTTGCCTACACCTACGGGGAGTGGGAACAGATTGAAAAACGAATACTCAGCCTTGCGGAAAAAAGTGACGCCATGAGGCGTTTCAGAAGAGTGTTTGTGGGCGGTGCCCATGACTGCCCACTGGACAGCCAGGGACGCATACTGATCCCTCCCTCTCTCCGCCAGTATGCCGGACTTACAAAAAATATCGTTCTGGTGGGCGTACTGGATCACTTTGAAATACTTTCCGAAGACCAGTGGGCCAAAGAAACGGAACAGCTGGAAAATGACATGCAGAACGAAGAAAGCCTGCGGGCCGAAATCGCCAGACTGGGGCTCTGA
- a CDS encoding aminotransferase class I/II-fold pyridoxal phosphate-dependent enzyme: MNPLAEQLNTNLSNGNPNALDLLSSVGKQLFFPKGILSQSAEAKEKAHAINATIGIAREEGDIMCFPSVMEGLAYRPDESLTYAPSFGIPELRKAWQASLFEKNPSLAEKTISLPVVTCGITHAISVFAEMWCNAGDTVILPDMMWGNYNLIMNVRLGIQLRHYPIFTPEGGFNVEGLMEQVRDEADRTGKAIVLLNFPQNPTGYAISQKEASELIAGLKTVAESGSRLLVATDDAYFGLFYEEETLKESLFALFANLHENILALKLDGATKENYVWGLRVGFMTYGTKISGDPAPFYEALERKTAGCIRGNISNASHLGQRIVLKSMQDTRNKKEHAQKYEVLKARAARVKDVLKDPRYTGAFTPYPFNAGYFMCVRLKDLEAEPLRLHLLETYGVGLIALGKYDIRVAFSCIEEDEVKPLFDTLLQGILDLKDSN; this comes from the coding sequence ATGAACCCCTTAGCCGAGCAGCTCAATACGAACCTATCCAATGGAAACCCCAATGCCCTGGACCTGCTGTCTTCCGTGGGCAAGCAGCTTTTTTTCCCAAAAGGTATCCTCAGCCAGAGCGCCGAGGCCAAAGAAAAGGCACATGCTATCAATGCCACAATAGGTATCGCACGGGAGGAAGGGGACATCATGTGCTTCCCATCGGTCATGGAGGGGCTTGCCTACCGACCCGATGAATCCCTGACCTATGCTCCTTCCTTTGGCATCCCGGAGCTTCGCAAGGCATGGCAGGCCTCTCTTTTTGAAAAGAACCCTTCCCTTGCAGAAAAAACGATTTCCCTGCCCGTGGTAACCTGCGGCATTACCCATGCCATTAGCGTTTTTGCCGAAATGTGGTGCAATGCGGGAGACACGGTCATTCTGCCGGACATGATGTGGGGCAACTACAACCTCATCATGAATGTCCGTCTCGGCATACAGCTGCGCCACTATCCCATCTTCACTCCCGAAGGCGGATTCAATGTTGAAGGATTGATGGAACAGGTGCGGGACGAAGCAGACAGAACAGGCAAAGCCATTGTGCTGCTGAACTTTCCCCAGAACCCCACAGGTTATGCCATTTCTCAAAAAGAAGCTTCCGAACTGATTGCAGGGCTGAAAACAGTAGCTGAATCCGGCAGCAGGCTGCTGGTGGCCACAGACGATGCCTATTTTGGTCTCTTCTATGAAGAGGAAACCCTGAAGGAGTCCCTTTTTGCCCTCTTTGCAAATCTGCACGAAAACATCCTGGCCCTGAAACTGGACGGAGCAACCAAAGAGAATTATGTATGGGGTTTGCGGGTAGGCTTCATGACCTATGGCACAAAAATATCCGGAGATCCGGCTCCTTTCTATGAAGCACTGGAAAGAAAAACCGCAGGCTGCATCCGCGGCAATATTTCCAATGCCTCCCATCTGGGCCAGCGCATCGTACTCAAATCCATGCAGGATACACGGAACAAGAAGGAACATGCCCAGAAATATGAGGTGCTGAAAGCCAGAGCTGCCAGGGTCAAAGACGTTCTCAAGGACCCCAGATACACCGGGGCCTTCACACCCTACCCGTTCAATGCAGGCTATTTCATGTGTGTCCGCCTAAAGGACCTGGAGGCAGAGCCGCTTCGCCTCCACCTTCTGGAAACATACGGAGTGGGCCTTATCGCCCTGGGCAAATACGACATACGGGTGGCCTTCAGCTGCATCGAGGAGGATGAGGTAAAACCACTCTTTGATACCCTGCTTCAGGGCATACTGGACCTCAAGGATTCAAACTGA